Genomic window (Ammospiza nelsoni isolate bAmmNel1 chromosome 17, bAmmNel1.pri, whole genome shotgun sequence):
GACTCTACTGCTTTCACTGCACACAGAACTATTTGTTTAGTGAAGAGATAAAAAAAACAGAGTAAAACAAATCTTTGCTTGCACAAGCTGCAGTGGTAACTGTGGTTGCTCACTCATTTTCCTGTCACTGTGTATTGTCTTTTACCTGTGACCTTTATTCTTCTAGCATTGCTTTTGACTCTCTTGCATATCCTATAGATGTAGAGTGAGAGAATCTTTATAAACTTGCTGGTCTTAAAAATCCTGTAAAATGCTAAGAAAATGAATAATGAGTGGAGATAATCAGATGGCAGAGCTGTTCCATCATTGTCTGCCATGACCCACTGTGGCAAATGCAGCTCTCCTGATTCACGTGGGGAGccagagagggagcagctgctccctggtcAGAGCAAAGCTGATTCCCAAGGGAAAACTCCTGACACCTTGAAGGTTTGTGTGGGCTACATCTGGTGTGTCCATGCAGCACAGGTGGCTCACACAGGGCAATCCACCCAAGAAACAACTGATGTGAGACttaagaaaggggaaaagagagaggtTGGATTCTCACTCCTGTCTTGGTGCTTGGCTTCTCTGCTCACCCCAAAATGCAATTCCCTGAACACACAGtgtgtgccagcactgctgcagggttGTGGAGAATGTGACTCCAGAGAGCAGTACCAGCTGGCTGAATTCCACCTTCCCACAAGCTCCTTAAAAACAGGAGGTTCAGTTATTTGGTTCAGTTATTGTTTATTATTGCATTGAAAGGATATATTTGATTTACAAACACACATAGTgatatttattacatttttacaAAGCTTTAGAACAATACAACTATTTTACATAAATATGCTTTTCACTCCTCTAATCAcctattatttataaatatttactttcCATATTTTTCCACTGTTTCCCAGGTCTCTGTAATTCCTCAGGCTAACTGACAGTAGCTGTAGCTGTGGCTTCATCAGAAGAGTTGTTTAGTCAGACTTTTCTTCACTGGAGTACTGGATTTGTTACAGCACTGTTGTCCTGTGACAGTTCCTCTTCTTCCACCTTCTCACCCTCCTGAATTCTCATTTTTAGAAAATGCTTCCCAGCATGAAACATCCCTTAATGAAGGTCCATTAAAGCTATTCCTGCACCCATTTGTGGTGACCTCCTTTGCTGTAACACTTGTTGCTCTTGGAGAACATTTCCTGATACATCCCATGTTTTCACTTTTTAagatgttttttgtttgggtttttttctttcttaatgaGGTCAGAGAGGTGTCATCATAGCAATATGAATAACAAAGTCCAGAGTGCTGAGGAATGTACCATGGCCAGGTAATTAATactcagaaacaaaatgaaggTTTCTGGAACAGGTGAGTGGTCATTTGATtttagaagaaagaaagaatgacaAAACTTAACAAAATGCCAAAAACAAACACCATTTTAAGGAATGTGTGATCTTCTTGGCAGGTAGGTCTTGTTTTTAGGTAATGATCCACAGAGTCAGCGAATGAGAATTTCTTTGGTTTGTAACCGAGCTGATTTCGTGCCTTGTCAATTCGGAAGGTGTGAGTTACAGTGACATTCCACACCTAAAAGCCAGAAGGACACTTATGGCAGTGACTTTACTATCCAGTTTTCTAGAACTTGGATGAAAATACATCAACAATGATATTACAatgaaaacagaacagaaaacagagctgcAATGCAGACAATCCAAAGGGTATATCAGGTCCTTAATGAGAATTTGAGTCAGAAATATATAAACATTatctttttttatatatttacctCATTCCTTGTCAAGAAAGGTGTAAAGCTAAAAACTGGCTTTAGTATCAGGTGCAAATATTCCATCACAGTGGCTGTGAAACAGAAATTACTTAATGAGACATCTGGTTAACAATAAACTGAGACAAAGCTGATATTATACATCCTGTAATTCCTACTGCCAGAAGGCACTGTTTAATTTATAAAGTACATTATGAGTTTATGAATAGCCTTTAAACTTTCTCTGCTATAAATAATACCACATGGCACAAGTGATTATTctcaataaaaataatgttattttaaataattcctgCAATTTGGGCCCCTGCATTTTATAAAACCATTATGTAGCTTcataggaataaaaaaaaaatcaaatgacCCACAATAattaagaatatattttattttttacctgCTATATGAGCCAGGAGAACAGGAATATGTATCCAAGGTTTCCTGTAGCCTAATTTTTCAAACTAAAAAGGGtataaaaacaaagaattacAGAGAACTTATACCAAATTGAGGGTGGCAATgaggcatgaaaaaaaaaaaagaatgttgaCAAAACTTGTatgtaaactttttttttcccagttagTGTTCCTGTCAATACAGATAGTAGGAAATGTAATTGAAGCCCACTACTCATTCTTTGGTGCCCACCTTCCACCCTTCATCTGCAGTTGGACagtaaagggaagaaaaatttcaatttcCAAGGGGGAAGTGAATTCCACCCAGACTGGAATACTGAACTACAGTTAAATACAGGCCCAAGTTTCTGCTGCAgtcattttctgtgctggcattGCAGGATCAAAACTTTGGCATGCTCCTAGAATCCCAGCCCAATAGCTCTGAAAATGCAGTCTTAGCTTCTAAGCTAATGTCTTAGCTTCTAAGATAAGATTCTGAATGGgctttccctctgtgctgcagctgatgcCAGGACAAAGGGATAAGTAATGGCTCTAAGAGTCCTGCCAGATGCCAGTGGCAGAGCTTGTGTTTGCTTCCTGAAAtgctctgtcctgcagcagcttctggaCCTCCCAGCTAAATCCTCTCAAAGCAATAAGGCCAAACTCCACAGTTACAGGTATCCCAAACTTCCCTTAACACCAGTGGAACTTTGGGATATGCAGAGAAAACAGGACTGAGTTTAATGTTAAGTCATTCAGTAATTTCTGTGCACTGAATTCATTTAGTTGGTCTGGTGTGTCAGTCAGTGACAGGACTTGTGCCCAcgtgggagctgcagggctgtgcagtaCCTACCAAAGGCACAATCCACTCAGAGAAGATGACATTTTCACCATCATGGATGTAGTAAGCCTGGCCACTCTGGTaaagaagcagaggaaaacagtGACAAAACTATGCACAGGATGgaattttctgtctgtctcATACCTACCTACCTGTCATGGTTTTGTGAGCAACACAGCAGCATGCACAAGGTGAATGTACCCAGAGGCAGCTGAGGTAACCCCCAGTGGTGGCTGGGCTCATGGTGATTAACCATGGTCTAGTGTACATCAGAGCTCAATTCCCCATGTAGCTGGAGCATTATGTTCTTCATggtgtgctgggcacagaatgACCTTTGTGAGTCCCACAGAAGGGACAGCACTGATGGCATTTaacaaacacagctctgaggTTGAGTTCCAGCTCTGATGGATGAGGAgtctgcccagctctgagcaccagGAACACCTGAGCACCCAGGCAAGCCTGGACTCTGGGAATGGCATCAATCTAAAACAGCTGAGGGGCTTCCAAGTGCTGAACTACCTGAGAGCACATGGAGAGGTGTTCACCTGTGTCAGTGCCTGTTGTCTGTATGTTCCTACCACTCTAAATGAACCTGGGACCTTCAGGAACTGGGaatgaagcagctgctgcaatGATGCCAGTTCTGTAATGCTTCATGGTCCTCAGACTGGTGTTGCAATTGTGACCAgtagaacaaaaagaaaaacctttaaaaattgtCCATTAATTTTGTACATCTGTTCTTGGAATTTTCAGCTCTGAAAGTTCAACTGGAATGCCTCAGAATGGTTGCTCTAAATTTTATGCATCTAGGTCAGAACCTATTTTCAAGATAATAACAGGATATATAGATTTATCTAATGGTGAATGAATGGTATATTAAGCCAGttaaaaatgcagtttcctCCAGTAACCCAGGAAATTATATCTtttcaaaccaaacaaaaacctcatCAAAATATGAGTGAAATGTATATGCATTTGCACTGTCTGTGTGCTTGTGGAGCCACAcaacatttcagaaaatttaGCATATGACTTTTTGGACACTCTTTGATCTCAAAACATCAAAAATTAAACCTGTTTGAGAACTCAAGCTAGTAGTGATTATATTGTTCACTTACAGCCACATAGCCCTTCTCAGAGGTGAGAGCCTCAGCAGCCAGTAAATGAGCTTGCACTAGATTTCCTATGTGAACCCAGTTCATCTGAACCTTGTGATTCCCAAACTTGAAGTTGAAAAGTCTCCGCTGGATGTTTATCTGtagaaacagaaaacatgaGATAATTGCATTATTCCTTTATTATTCAGTATAATATGATTTTGTCTCAACTCAAATACTTGGAATTTGCTGTATTTGTGTACAATTACAGCACAAGAAACCTGTCAcaagaaaaacccaaccagTGGGTGGTTCTGGAAATCAAAGATGGTTGCACTGATAGGCAGTGGCAAAATATAGTGACATTATATTTTTGGTAGCAATTAAAGTGCATATTTAAAAGACAATTTCCATTAAATGACAGGGATGCAAACCTAGTTCTTTTACCACAACATTTCAGCCTTccacttttccttttcactgaGAAGCCCAGCTTGGTCCTGTCCCACATTTTCCTGCTATTTGTTACCCTGCACCACATCACCTCTCCCCAGGCTTTCACCACATTCCTGCAGGAATGCTTAGGAACTGCAATCAAGGTACTACCACTTGTGTGATGCCCTTACAACCACTTGTGGTGTCCTCCAGAGCTGACTACAAGACACGTACGGCTACTCGAGGCAGGTGCCGCTGCTCTTCTGGTCCGTAGATGCCCGGCGGGCGCAGCACACACGTGTGGAGCTTGTCCCCTCCTTGGAGAGAGAGCAACAGGTGACTGTCAgacagctggggagcagcaaagGGCTCACACATATTGGCTGAATTTTACACTGGCAAAGTTAAGGCTCATTTTGGCCATTCTGAGCGGTTCGGCTTCCCTGGAACTTGATTTCAGTTCTGTGTGAAACTGAATTCAGTAGCTGTGACAGACCTGGAAAACCTTCTTGGGATTCCAAGGAGAACCCATTGGACAGTGCTTACAAATTGGTATTATCAGAACAGCTAATTATCCACTGAAGAAAGGAATAGAAACAAATAAATCCCTATTTCACTTAAAGTATACTATTGATAAATGAGCAACCAAAGAAAGGAATGTCCATTAGCACTCCTAATGATTGAAAAGCCCCAAATGCTTTGTAGGTACCTTTGAGTAAAGTTCCATTAGCAGCAAGAACCATTTGGTCTGCAATTGCCTTGGTTCTGGAATAATGATTAAATTGCTATAAGGAAGCAGAATAAGATAATTATTGAATCTGTAAAGGCAAACATTGTTTATGACAAACAACATTTCAATCTAGCCAGCTCACAGATATCAGCTGGGCAAAACAAAACTAGGAATAGTAAGATTAGTCAGAAATAGTGAGAATTAGTAAATATATCGTTTGtttatgacaaaaaaaaaagacactttaGTGGCACAGGTTTAGCTTCAGAGTGAATTCAAGTCCATTTGTATTTACTTAACTCACTTTTTGTGCTGAATGTACTGAGAACATCCAGAGTAAAACAGCTTCTGCTCTCAGAACAGCCTTTACACAATCTACCCTTTGGAGCACAGTAAATGCCACACCATCCCATGGACAAAGTACCTTTTCCAGTGGAAAATATGGAACAGTTTCTTCATCTCCTTCTTCAATAGGCTTCCCTCCAAACACCACATTCACTGTACTGGTATAGATCAGTCTGGGGATATTTCTTTGTTTGCAGACTACAGTGatacacaaaataaattattttaaaacaaaaacaaagaggGAGAAATAGCTGGACtggcagattttatttttgaaaacaaacattaCAATTATAGAAAAAAGGTAATACTTCAATTTTAATGTTACCTTAtcatttaatataatattatctTCCATTCAGCTGTATTTTCATTGAATATGTGAATATTACACATTGTGGTCACCAAATGTTTCATTATGAGGTACCTGTAACTATCACATCACTGGATTGTAGTCACTGGGTAGAGGAATTATCTTGGTGAGAGGAAGATTTTTCCTTGAGACACCTTtcttaaaatatgtttattttccaAACTGAATACAAAGGAGATGAGTAAGAGCATTTGTTGTGGCACAGCCCttggggcagtgctgtggggagcagccACTCCAAGGCCACTGGGTCACCCCTGTTCCATGAGCTGCCTCTTGCACCCCACTTTGATGGAGCATGGAGTCACCcaggagcacagccagccctgcccacatgCCACAGAACTGCCTTTGTCCCATTCTGTTCATCAGTGACAAATGGGGTGttaacaggaaaaaacactCTGCCAGTGTATAATCAGTCCTGCTTTAAGTACAAAGGAAATTAATGTTATTTGCACAACAAAGACTTAATTATGGATTCCAGTCCTGTGCAGCCAAGACATTGTAGCTAAATTCTGCTGCATATCTGTCATTGCAAATTTGTATAatgtaaatttcattttcatttaacaatatttttaaagttaaagaGAATTAAAATGCAAACTCAGGAATTTTTAGAATTTACAGAGCAGTGTGTCCTGCTGGTTCATTGGCtcattttgaaaataagaaatgttAATTGTTgtaaatatttgggaaaaaatacaataataagGTGTATTATGAACATGTAGATGAGCAGGTTCATGCTCCTCCCAGTGTCTTGGTTTGCTGGGAGCCCATGGGAATTTGCCATGACATGTTTCTGTGGGTTTGGAGCTTGGGCAAGGAAGAAGGCAATATGTGGCAACCCTTCCTTCTAACTCATTCAGAGTTTTACTTGCCTACTAttccatttctgcattttttcagtAATAACACACAGGCAGCATGAAAAGGAGTCTAAATAAAAACTGATTTtgcctcccccccccccccccttagTTTTTGAGGGAAAACCAAAGAGAATGTAGCTTTGGTATTTACAGTACACTTGGAAAATGTTCTTCTGGAATAGAATATCCTGAAAGAGATCTACTGGCATCTTCCAGAAACAGTAGTTAAGAATCTGTGTGTAATAAAAAGGGATCACAGTAAGCAGAAAGGATGAAGGTTTTCTGTATTAATGTGATAAAATAATAGCTAAATATACTTACACATCTGTGGTGCCTGTTACCAAATGTTTGTGACACAACAAACAGTACAACAGCTCTCATGTTATTTCTATGAGGAAAGAGGATAACACTTCTCCATTACATAAAGGCAAAAACTAATCAGTACATGGAGGAGAGCTTTAGTTGGACTGCCAAGGAATGAAGTCCAGGTTGAAAAGCTATCCCAGTTCAAACCAGTGGCAAATCTACCAGCTTTAATGGGACCTGCACACTCAGGTTTACATCATACTCTGACAGGAGGGAAAGAGCCTCATTTCACTGCCTGATCTCTACAGGAAACATCCATTAAAAAACATTgtaatgttttttaatttattatttggatcagatgcagaaaaagaaaatctaggTACCTACCATCAATTATTACTTTTGTGCCTCCAACATTTATGGATTCAATCTGATCTTTCTTTTGAAGCTAGAAATAGAATTTGCACAAGATTGAATTAATCAAACAAGTGACATTTACAATATGATGGTTACAACTGCCAGATCTAGAATAGCTGAGGTATTTTGTGATACATGTTACAGTTCTGTCTGACACACAGTGATTTCTGACAGCTCTCATTTTTATTGTCTTGTTCAGTGTATGAGCAAAGAAAGTTGGAAAATGTAAGATAAAATGCAtctaaaaggaaataataaCGCTTCAATATTTTGTGACACCCCAGACAATCCACGATAAAGAAACAAGAATCATGGGCAGGGGTGATGCTCCCTGGAAGCTTTCACAAGTTCTTGTTCCATGGCAATCTGTCCCGTTCCTAGAAATAAATTAGTAGGTTCATGATTTTTTTGATAACACCTTCTGTGAGTATCACTATAATTCAGCAGAACATATTGATTGTGGTCTGTTTCCTCATGACTGAGCTcacaagaagaaaatgcatCAGTTTTAGAGCAATGCTGTCACTCTTCAGATCAGAGAAAAAGGCTACACCTTCTTATCTGAGATCTTTAAATTCTGATCTCTTTTTTCTAGAATATTTTGTAGTACATTACTTTCACACTTTGCCTTTATTATTTAAGGAATACCTCCTTATTTCTTGTATGGACGACTTGGCCTTTATAACAACTTCTGACATAAATATTGTAAAATGACATTCTTTGTTACATGCAGacagtgtttttctttctcaaaaataaCCAAAGAAAACTGTAGGAAAATGGTACTTGCTTGTTCCAATCCTGACATTCCACATGCAGCTACATGGAAAACACAGTCAACCCCTTCACATGCTTTGAACACTGCTTCATAATCCCTCACATCAccctgtaaaacaagaaaacattGGATTTTTGACAGGTAGAGCTCCTTACATTCTCTATAGAACTTTATTAACTATGGATAGTATGGAAAATCTAAAGATATTCTGGTCTGTTTTTCACAgacaattaaataaaatattatgaaCAGGCAGAAAAAGCAATGACTAAGAATTTTGCCAGTATTTTGTTGCAAAACAAAGGTGACTCTTGTTGGCTTCAATTATAATGCGTATTTTCACACTTagtcctgcagcctccaggctGGCAAAACTTGTTTGACTTGAATgggagcagccagtgctggagggCTGGAGaatccagccccagggacaaTAAATCACAGCAGGAAGGGCTCAGCTGTTTGCCTTGGAATCaccaaatatttcaaaatattaggTGTTATATTATTTcctgcaatgaaattgatagAGTAACAGAGAATAACTGATAGAACAATATGAAGAGCTAATCTAACCAGTCTTTAACTCCCAACTTTTTTCTCCTAAGGTTGCCAAAGTATTTCACAAATGCAGCTGACTTACCCCTCCCACCCTCAATGCAATGCTACAGGAGCTAACCAGTATAAACAATATCAGCCATCCCCAAATCACTGCTCAAGGCTCAAACCTCTGAAGTCGCCTATTAATTCATTTACTGGGACTCCATAGTTCAATTCTCCAGGTAACTCTCCTGTACTTTGtaatatttattctttctaAATTGATTTATAAAAAAACTCTGTTCTAGAAGATCATTTGTGAGATCCCGAGTCCCCTTTAGAAGATGTAAATTGCCATCAGTCCACAAACTTAAATCAAATTATGTGGACTTCTAGCATTAACAAATTGAGCTTATGGTGTTTGAATGGTTCTTCAATAATACTTTATCCCTCTTCCATATTCTGTAAAAATTGTTTATGAAATTGAACATAAAAACATCCTGGGTCAGACAAGATCTGGGTTTAGCCAGAATTTGTGTGACATGACAGGAGCACCCAGGAAGTGCCCCCAGAGCCCAAACCtgagcacctggagcagctgtgagaGGTGCTGGGGAATGTGTCCTCCACACACAGCAGTGAGCTGTCAAGCGCTGGAGACCTCTTGTGTTCCCCCTTTTTTCAGACACAGTAATTCCTTGAATTGTTCAAAATCAAAAAGAATCAGTGCTCATAAATGGGTGCTGCATGCAGGAAGAGGGTGAACAGGGCAAGCAAATGTGGGGCTTTCCCCTGAGTGCTCTTCTAGTCTTGAAGCATTTTCATTCAGAAAATTTCTTGAGcctaatttaaaatttcttgaGCCTAATTTAATTTATCTATTCAGCAGTTTCCAATGGAGGTAAATTTTTCTTGAGGCTTTGCACATGCCTTTTActcactgcaggaaaagccacaTCATTTTGTTTGTGCTGAACTGACTCCTCATTCCTGATGGCCCTTCATTCTTGTTCTGGGACAGAGGACAATGCCACTCACAGCCTGTAGAGCTCTCCCACTCCCGAGTCACCtctttcccagcctggaaaTCCCAGAAATCCCACTTTCCTCAATCATTCTCTGCATGGCAGTGTTTGGCATTTGTGATCCCTGTTATTGCCCTGTCTTGGCTCTCACCTTTTCCCTTGAAATAATTCCCCTGAGCAGGAACCTTTGTCCCTTCATTGTTGAGTTTCCCTGGTGCTGAATGGCACcgcccagcagagcagcactggtgACACTGGAGACACTGGGACCCTGTTTGCCATCCCTTAATCAGGTACTTATGCATGCAAGGACCTTTTAACACAGCTTCTTCTTGTCCTGAAAGGCTTTTCCATCAATGTTTTAATCAAAGGTCCTTAAGAGGAAGCCTTGGTAATGAGCATTAGACATGGAACTCCAACACACCTTGAAAAAATCCGCTCCGCGTGGAATTTCCCATTTGGGTTTGCGAAGATCAAAGAGCACAACAGCAATTCCTGAGCTGACCAGGGCACATCCCAGATTGTACCCCAGGTAGCCTCCACCTCCTGTCACCattgtcctgctgctcctgggagccagcagccctgcaggctctgtCCCCTGGCTCTCACAGGGtgggctgctggggagctcTTCCCTGGACCCCTCTGGCATCCCGGCTGCAACAGAGGAGAGGAGATCTCTTGAAAATTCCTGCAAAATGCTTTGAGGTCTGGGTAATTTCAATGACTTTCACATTACAATGCTCCCATACTAGTTTTATTATCTTAGCAtgtttaaaatgtataaattcaTCATTTTGGTGATGGGTTTTCTATGTATAATGTTTAATGAATCTGAATATTTTCATATTCCAAAACTGAGTCTTTTCCTCATATCCCTAAATTTCATATTATATAGAAATGAAATTACAGGATTTTAGAGCCATTATGATTACCTAACCTTTACAGCTGTGATGGCATTTTTTAATACTTGGTTTAATCAAACATTTTATCCTTGAAAGCTCATTAGCTTCTGATATATTAATACCAAATTGATGTTATCCTGCAAGTCAGGAAAATAAACCAAGACTTTAGATGAGAAATATGAGAAAGGATTCATTCTAGTTTTAAAATCAACTTTATTTCACATTTGGGTCTGTTTGTTTGTTACCATTTTAAGCTTTTCTGGTTatacattaaatatatttagtTTCCTGTCCAGTTCTCACTAACTTTTCACCATATTGTTCTCAGTAGGGCATTCATAGACAGCTAAACCAACAAGGGGCAGAAGAGATAAGCCATCTGCCCTGTGGGTTCATCTAGCTGGGAAAACTGATTAGAATTTCATTCTAGGATAACAACTCCATGGTAGTTACCCATCTGTACACCTTGTTCTGTATTGCAAATTAGTTTATTCAACACTTGTCCACAGCATTTAATTTTCCCACACAGAAAGTCCCTGTTGTCCTGATTCCATGCTTTTGGCCTTTGCACCTAGGCTCTTATaccccaaacaaaaatccagaaGAAATCTGCAATCATTCATGTCACCATAAAGTGGGAGCCCAGCTGGGTGCCTGCAGCCTAGTACAGGAATATGGAGCCAATCTCTGCaggttattttggttttctctcAGCTGGAGAGCTCCTGGCATGAGAGGAGCCTCACAGGTAAGTACATTTGCTCTCAGCCATTCACAGCAGGcttcagcagagcccaggcagaaacggggcagggctgggagctggcagctctgtcaCCTCCAGGTGACAAATCATTCCAGAAAAGTAACACAAAATGCAGCCACAGCATACAAAATTATGGACTACTTAACTATTGCTTACTtagtattttataattttgtttgtgatattttccttattttatatGTTGGGTTTTAGATTTCAGACACAGGAAAGGACCATATTCTCTGTGCTGTTACATGGTTTTAACACCAATGTCAGCTCACTCAATTCAGTAAACTGAGTGGCATAACAGTGTAAAACACAAGCTCCTTAtgttgaaaaacatttcaaaatgaaaaataatccatgtttccaaacaaaatttaaattacaaCTAATGTAATAGAACTAAAACAAGCATGCTGTCCTGTTCAAGCAAGGAAACATAAATTTGTATCTCTAGAGTATGCTCTGCAGGAGTCTTAAGCCACGTAAAATTCTCTTCTGAGAAAAAGCATCTTTTTATAAACTAAGGAGAAATAAAGTCAAGCTTATCACATATATTACAAAAAGACATTTGAGAAATGGTATATATTTGAATACTTGTCATTAATACCTCCTTAAGGTTTTAATAATGCATAAAAAAGTTTAAAGCTTTCTAGAAATCTCTTTCTTAAGAAGCACTAATAGCATTAGTATATTAATCTGCTTCATGGATTTagaaaattgttttcaaattttGAACATaagcaattttctttttgaaaatgcTTCTTTTCAGAATCAgtaactttcttttttctctgaatttatAGGAGCTATTCTCAT
Coding sequences:
- the LOC132080972 gene encoding putative short-chain dehydrogenase/reductase family 42E member 2 — protein: MPEGSREELPSSPPCESQGTEPAGLLAPRSSRTMVTGGGGYLGYNLGCALVSSGIAVVLFDLRKPKWEIPRGADFFKGDVRDYEAVFKACEGVDCVFHVAACGMSGLEQLQKKDQIESINVGGTKVIIDVCKQRNIPRLIYTSTVNVVFGGKPIEEGDEETVPYFPLEKQFNHYSRTKAIADQMVLAANGTLLKGGDKLHTCVLRPPGIYGPEEQRHLPRVAINIQRRLFNFKFGNHKVQMNWVHIGNLVQAHLLAAEALTSEKGYVASGQAYYIHDGENVIFSEWIVPLFEKLGYRKPWIHIPVLLAHIAATVMEYLHLILKPVFSFTPFLTRNEVWNVTVTHTFRIDKARNQLGYKPKKFSFADSVDHYLKTRPTCQEDHTFLKMVFVFGILLSFVILSFF